The following are encoded together in the Xanthobacter autotrophicus Py2 genome:
- a CDS encoding 3-oxoacid CoA-transferase, A subunit (TIGRFAM: 3-oxoacid CoA-transferase, A subunit~PFAM: coenzyme A transferase~KEGG: bpe:BP0221 3-oxoadipate CoA-transferase subunit A), translated as MIDKTRPDTQSCVADIPDGATLLVGGFGGAGMPHELIEAVIARAPKDLTIISNNAGNGTTGLAALLAAGLVKKVVCSFPRQADSFVFDKLYREGKLELELVPQGNLVERIRAGGAGIGAFFTPTGYGTPIAAGKETRQIDGRNYVLEYPLKADFALIKARRGDRWGNLTYRKTARNFGPVMATAATITVAQVEDIVPLGTLDPEDIVTPGVFVDRVVAIGTGAAQ; from the coding sequence ATGATCGACAAGACCAGGCCCGACACGCAAAGCTGCGTCGCCGACATTCCGGACGGGGCGACCCTGCTGGTGGGCGGCTTCGGCGGCGCCGGCATGCCCCACGAGCTGATCGAGGCGGTGATCGCCCGCGCGCCGAAGGACCTCACCATCATCTCCAACAATGCCGGCAACGGCACCACCGGGCTGGCCGCCCTGCTGGCGGCGGGGCTGGTGAAGAAGGTGGTGTGCTCCTTCCCCCGCCAGGCGGACTCGTTTGTGTTCGACAAGCTCTATCGAGAGGGCAAGCTGGAGCTGGAACTGGTGCCCCAGGGCAATCTGGTGGAGCGCATCCGCGCCGGCGGCGCCGGCATCGGCGCCTTCTTCACCCCCACCGGCTACGGCACCCCCATCGCGGCCGGCAAGGAGACGCGGCAGATCGACGGGCGCAACTATGTGCTGGAATATCCGCTGAAGGCCGATTTCGCCCTCATCAAGGCCCGGCGCGGCGATCGCTGGGGCAACCTCACCTATCGCAAGACCGCGCGCAATTTCGGTCCGGTCATGGCCACCGCGGCCACCATCACCGTGGCGCAGGTGGAGGACATCGTTCCCCTCGGGACGCTCGATCCGGAAGACATCGTCACCCCCGGCGTGTTCGTGGACCGCGTCGTGGCCATCGGCACGGGAGCCGCCCAATGA
- a CDS encoding Muconolactone Delta-isomerase (PFAM: Muconolactone delta-isomerase~KEGG: ajs:Ajs_0141 muconolactone delta-isomerase) produces the protein MLFHVEMTVKIPHDFPVEKADAIKAAEKAYAQDLQRQGKWVHLWRVAGRYSNISIFDVESVDELHTLLSSLPLFPFMDITVTALARHPSAI, from the coding sequence ATGCTGTTCCATGTCGAGATGACCGTGAAGATCCCGCACGATTTTCCGGTCGAGAAGGCCGACGCCATCAAGGCGGCGGAGAAGGCCTATGCCCAGGACCTGCAGCGGCAGGGCAAGTGGGTGCATCTGTGGCGCGTCGCCGGGCGCTATTCCAACATCTCCATCTTCGACGTGGAAAGCGTGGACGAGCTGCACACCCTGCTCTCCTCCCTGCCGCTCTTCCCCTTCATGGACATCACTGTGACGGCGCTGGCACGCCATCCGTCGGCGATCTGA